The DNA segment GCATGGCGCCCTGCGCGCCCGAAAGCCTTCCCGCGCGATTGGCCGGATCGCTTTCTCAGGAACCCAGAACACGCCAGCGAAGAGGGTGACAAGACCCGAAAGTGTCATAGTGCGCACCTAAGCGCGCCGTTGTGACTGTCCTGCACCCAAACCAAACACTCTCAGACCCGGCCGAAGGTCCGGACCGTACGCCAGTCCTGTCCGGATTGGCGGGCTTCGATTGTCTCTAGTGCGAGCTCGCATTGGCGCAGTCCGTTGCAGGAGTGTGGAGTGGATGTCCTGCCTGTCAGATCCGGCGATCAAGCCGCTCTATCCCCGTTCGTGGCCATGAGCGCGCAGCATGCCGACTTCGAAATCAACGCGAGCGAGCGCGCGGCGCTCGTGGCCTTCCTCATGCGCAAGTCGGGAAGCGCGATACTGGCCGAGGACATCGCCCAGGACGCATTCATCCGTCTCGTCGAATTCCAGCGGCGTGAGAAAGTGCGCAATGCACGCGGCCTGCTGTTCAAGATCGCGGTCAACCTGCTGATAAACCACCAGCGCCGCGAACGGCGCATGGTCGCCGGTCTGGTCGAGGATTACGCCGATGAACGTCCCTCGCAGGAGAGGGCGGCGCTCGACAATGACAGGATGCGCCAGTTTCGCAAGGCGCTGGAAACCCTGCCACCGCTGCGGCGCGAAGTGCTGATCCGCAGGCGGCTGGAAAACCAGTCCTACCAGGAGATCGGCAAGGCCCTGAACCTATCCAGCGCCGCGGTGGAAAAGCACGTCGTGCGCGCGCTCGCTTCGCTGCGGGCCTATCAGGACAAGTTCATGATCGAGGGCGAACGGCCATGGTGATCCGGATCGGCGCCTTTCGCAGTTACGAGGAACGCCTCGAGGAGATCCAGGCGCAGGCCGCATGGTGGATCGAGCGCGAGCATCTGGGACCGATGCGCGAAGCCGAACGCATTGAACTGCGCGAATGGCTGGCCCGAAGCCCCGCGCACGAACTGGAATACATGCTCGCCGACAATCTCTATGCGGACGACGATCTCGTCGCGGCGATGCAGGATGTGCCCCGCATCACGGCGCAGCGAACGTTTTGGTCGGCGTTGGATGCAGTCGGGAACAGTGTCGCCGCAGCCGCAAGGACGCTTGCGCAAGTCGCCGGCCCCAGGCTGGTCGCCGCGACGTTGGCTTTGGCGCTGATGGTTGCTGCGGTATCGTACCTGGCGCCATTCGGGCGCGATCCGATGACCGGCGAGGACCCGCGCATAGCCGCGGGCATGACACTCAAGACGCATACCGGCGAGCGGCTTGTTGCCCAGCTTCCTGACGGCACCCGGGTCGAAATGGGTGGAGGCAGCGAGGCGCAGGTGCGCTTTTCCGATAGTGAACGCCGCTTCGCCCTCACGCGCGGGGATGCCCTGTTCGACGTCGCCCACGACCCTGCCCGACCGTTCCTGATTGCAACCGACAGGGCCAGCATTCGCGTCGTCGGGACCCGGTTCCTGATAAGGGAAATGGCCAAGGATACACGTGTCGATGTCTATCAGGGCGTAGTGGAAGTACGGGCGCCCAAGGCCGAGGCCGCAACGATGAGAGTCCGGCGCGGATCGCGCGTGACGATCGGGCAGGAAGTGACCATCGGGCGCTTCGAAGCCGGAGCGGAAGAAGACTGGCGCGGTGGGTGGGTCGACGAGGCGGCCATTTCGCTTGCCGATCTTGCAGACCTGATCGAGCGCAGGACGGCAACACCGATTGCGGTAGACCCGGCCCTTGCCGCGATGCAGGTTTCCGGCCGCTTTCGCATTACCCAGCCCGACAGGCTGCTGGAGAAGCTTGCCCCGCTCTACGGCTTCAAAGCCCGCCGCGAAGGCGAGGGGTGGCGCATCTCGAAATAATCTCCGTGTAATCGAAGTGTCACAATAAGTACCTGAAAATGAAATAAAAAAGTTTGTCCGGGTTACTCTTCGGGCGGTGTCTTGTCGGCCGTTGGTTGGCAACATTTCCCGGCTACTGGAGGCCTTGTGTACAAGAATTTTCGTTCCGCGTTTCTCGCATCCTGCGCGTTGTTCGCGATCCCTGCCCATGCCCTTGAGGCAAAGGCGCAGGGCCAGGCGGCGAGCCAGGTTCATGACGTGAACCTTTCCGCACAGCCCCTGTCTTCGGCGCTGCGCATCCTCTCGCGCCAGACGGGGATCGAGATCGTCTTCCGTCCCGAACTGGTGCGCGGACAGAGCGCGCCTGCCGTTTCGGGCCGCACCAGCACCGAGGTCGCCCTGCAGCGCTTGCTGAGCGGCACCGGCCTGGCCGTGCGCTACTCCGGAGAGACTGCGATCCTTTACCGCGCGCCGGCCGCTACCAGGCAGCCGGTTGCCCTGACCACCGCAACTTCGGCTGTCGCGGCGGCAGGCGATGGCGCTTCTGGCAACAATGAGATCATCGTGCAGGGAAGCTACTCCGCTTCGATCGCCGATGCGCTGGACCGCAAGCGCAAGGCCGATAATGTCGTCGATTCGATCGAGGCAGTCGATATCGCGCAGTTCCCCAACCAGAACATCGCGGAATCGCTGCAGCGCCTGCCCGGCGTGACCATCGAGCGCGACCGTGGCGAAGGACTCTTCGTCAAGGTTCGCGGGCTCGGTCCCAACTTCCAGGTGACCTTGCTCAACGGCCAGTCGATCGCCGTGAACGAGAACGTGCGCGACAGCGGCCAGAACGGGCGCCAGTTCCGCTTCGACACGATTCCTTCCGAACTCATCGCCGGTGTCGACGTGATGAAAAGCCCTTCCGCCGACCTCGAGGAAGGCGCCATCGGCGGCATCGTCAATATCCGCACCTTCAAGCCGATGGACCTCGAATCCGGAACAGTCATCGGCACGCTTGCGGGTAATTACGTTGAAAAGGCGGACACGATCGATCCCAACCTGTCTGGTCTTGCCAGCTGGAAGAATGACAGCGAAACCCTCGGCCTGCTGATCGCCGGTTCCTATTCCCAGCGCACCTTGCGCCAGGACCGCATCACCGGCGTTGGCTGGGAAGAGATGTCCGAGGGCGTCGATACCGACGGTGACGGGATTGAGGACACCGGCGCGATTGTCGCCCCTTCAGCCGTTCGCCCGACGCTGGAGCAGGAAGACCGCAAGCGCTATGCGGTCAACGCAGCCCTCCAGTTCGCGCCGAGCGACGCGGTCAATCTGACGCTTGAAGGCTTCTACACCCGGCTCGACGATCACTACGACGAACTGACTTATTCGGCGGACATCGATGTCGACACGATCGTCCCGGGATCGGCGGTGATCGAAGATGGCGCGCTCATCAGCGCCACGACCGAAGGCAAGACGCAGATCGGCCGCGAAGTTTCCGACATGCGGCACCAGAACTGGTTCGTCGGACTCAGCGGCGATGTGCGAGCCGGGGACTGGACTTTCCATCCCACCGCCTACGTGACGCGCGCCGTCAGCGAAACGAGCGCACCGATCACCCGCACCCGCCTGCTCGGTCCGGTCGGACTCGTCAAGGTGACCATGCCCAAGTCAGCCGGGACGAACGTGCCCAGCGTCGACTTCCTCGAAGCCGATCTCGAAAATCCCGGCCAGCTCCCGTTCCGCCGTGTCGAATGGCGCGACGTAAGCTCGGTGGACAAGGAGCATGCCTTCGGCCTCGCCACCGAACGACCGGTCGATTTCGGACCGTTCTCGCGCATCTCGATGGGTGCCAAGTATCGTGATCGCAGCCGCGACTACGACCGCCGCGACGTCAACCTGACATCGCTTGCCGGGCAGTATTTCGACGGAACCTATTTCGACCGTTTCCCGTTCAACGACTTTCTCGCCGGTACCAACGGTTCGCTGCCGACCGCATGGGTCGTGCCGGACCCCGACCCGTTCTGGAACGATAGCAACAAAAGCGCCCTGTCGGCTTCCACGCCGAGCCGGTCGGACTTGCGCAATTCCTACAGCATCGGCGAAGAAATCACTTCCGCCTTCGCCATGGCGAACTTCGATACGATGCTTGGCGCCATGCCCGTTCGCGGAAATATGGGCTTGCGCTATGCGCATACCCGCCAGACTTCGGCCGGATACGCGGATGACGGCACCGCAGCCCGTCCGGTAAGCTACACGTCGACCTATGACGACTTCCTGCCTTCTGCGAACCTGGTGATCGAACCGGCACGCGATCTCATCGCGCGCTTCGCCATGGCCAAGGTCATCACCCGCCCCTCCCTGTCCGACCTCGCTCCGCGCCTCACGCTCAATTCCTCGGGCACGATCTTCGAAGCGCGAGGCGGCAATCCCGAACTGCAGCGCTTCCAGGCCTGGCAATACGATGCCGGCCTCGAATACTATTTCGCTCCCGGCAGCGTCATAAGCGCCAGCGTCTTCTACAAGGACATCGGCACTTTCGTGTACAATCAGGTCTCCGACTTCGTGGTCGACGGCCAGACCTACATGCTGACGGCACCGACCAACGGCGGCGATGCCTCGGTCAAGGGGCTGGAACTCGCCTTCCAGCATCGCCTGAGCTTCCTGCCCGCCCCGCTGGACGGCCTCGGGTTGCAGGCCAACTACACGCTCACCGATTCCAAGGCGAGCTACAGCGACACCCTGAAGGATGACCTCGCGAACATCGCGCGGCACAGCTACAACCTGACCGGTTTCTATGAGAACGGCCCGTTCGAAGCGTGGGTCAGCTACTCATGGCGAGGCAAGGTGCTGCAGTCCGTAGGCACCAATGACAACCTCTCGATCAACGACAGCGCCTTCGGCAGCCTCGATGCCAGCATCAGCCTCAAGGCGAGCGATCACCTCAAGGTCTCCTTGCAGGGCATCAATGTCACCAATGCCAAGCAGCGCCAGTTCGTCGGCGACAACTGGTTCGGCGGATATACCGACTACGGCCGCACCGTGCGCCTGACGGCGCGCATGAGCCTGTAATCGACCTGGGCGGCGCCCTCCCCCGGAGCGCCGCCCACCCCCGTTTTCGGCCCACCCCGTTTTCGGTCGACCCCCATTTTCGATTGACGAGATTTCTCCCCATGCCCCGCTCCCTGGCGCTCCTGTGCACATCCGCGCTGCTTCTAGCCGCCTCACCGCCGAAAGATGACGAAGCATGCCGCCAGTGGCTTGCCGGCGATCACCATGTGCACAGCGAATTCAGCGCCGGCTGGCAAAAGGACCCGTCCGATCCGACCGCCCTGCCCAAGCCCGTAATGGGCGGCGACAGCCGTCACACGATCCGGCAGAACGCGCAGATGGCCAGCCGCTTCGGCCTCGACTGGATGGTCTCCACCGACCATGGCGGCCCGGGACATTCCGCCCTGAACGCCCGGCTGGCTTGGCCATCGCTTCAGGACGTACGCAGAGATTTCCCCGGCATGATGCTGTTCTACGGGCTTGAATTCGACACGCCCGGCGGTGAGCATGCCAGCCTCATCATGCCGATGACCGCCAGCGAGCGCGAGGATCTGCGCCGCATCGAGGCCGGATTTGCCGAGCGCGATGCCTGGCCAACCGATCCTGCAAGAGACACCAAGCCAAGAATGCTCGATGCCCTGCGCTTCATGGCGGCGCTGGATCATCCCCCCGTCCTCCTCGCCAACCATCCTTCGCGCACGGCGACAGGACGAGGCCAGTGGGGGCTGCACGATCCGGCCGAATTCCGCGCCTGGATGGATACGGCACCGGGCATAGCCGTGGGCATGGAGGGCGCTCCCGGCCACCAGGCGGCGCGCCCGTCTCCCGGCCGCGATCTCGCCCATGGATCGCGCGGACTCTACGGGGGCTATCCCACCCTGGGTGGATTCGACCAGATGACCGCCATTCTCGGCGGCGCCTGGGACTCCATGCTGAGCGAGGGACGCCGCTGGTGGATCACCGTGGGTTCGGACTCGCACGGCCATTGGAGCGAGGGCGGCGCCGATTTCTGGCCTGGCGAATATGCCAGGACATGGGTTCATGCCCGCCGCGATCCGGACGATGTGCTGGAAGGCCTTCGGCAAGGACGAGTCTTCGTGACAACCGGCAATCTGGTGACCGGCCTTTCGCTGTCGGTTTCGGACGACAACGGCAAACCGCGAAAGGTCGAACTCGGCCAGACCCTGCACTTGAAGCGCGGCACTTCCCCTGTCCTCACGATCCGCCTGAGGCTGCCGGATACCGAAGATCGTTCCCATGCGCCGCTCGACCATGTCGACCTGATCGCCGGCAGCCTGCGCAGCGGCACGCCCGACACGCACGTCGCACGTCGCTTTCCGGTTTCCACGCGTGAGCGCCGCAATGGGGAGGTCACATTGCGCTACCGCATCCCGAAGATCGAAGCATCCCAGTACCTGCGCCTGCGCGGCACCAGCACGGACCAGGGCGAACCCTTACCGGACCAGCCCGGAGAAGATCCGTGGTCAGACCTGTGGTTCTATTCGAACCCGATCTGGATCGAAACGCGCTAGGCTCTGCGTTCTGCGACGCGATCAGAGCGCGCCGACTTCCACTTTCGAACCATCGACAAGGCGCGAGAGCCGGAATGGCGTGGGATCGATGCTGGGCGTATCGTTGACGATCAGCTGCGCGGCAAGATAGCCAATACCCGGCCCAACGCCGAAACCGTGCCCGGAACAGCCTGCGGCAAGGACAAGTCCGTCGACCTTGTCGACCTGCGAGATGACCGGCACTGCGTCGGGCGTGCAATCGACGAATGCGCCCCAGGCACTGTCAATCTCGATGTTCGCCAATTGCGGGAAAGTCGAGCGCACATTGTGCATGATCTGCCGCACTTGCCGGCCAAGCGGTTCGGGATCGAGGACGCGGGTCTTCTCGAAAATCTTGTCATCGTTGAACAACAGGGCAGCAGCCGAATCCGGACCGGTCAGGAACGACTTTCCGAGACCGACCTGCACCGCCTTCAGCCGCTGGATGAATTGGGGCATGAACTCGCGGGCATAGCGGATGCCCTTCGGCGTCAGTTCAAGGACCGCACGACCGCTGATCGCAAGGGTATAGCTGCCATCGAGTCTGCGCGTCATGGCAAAGTCGGGCGAATAGAGAACGTCGCCGACATTGACCGTCGGCTTCGTGCGCAGCGCAGTCTGGCGAACGCTGGCCTGCGGGAAACTGACCCCGTGCGTGCGGACGAAGCGCGATGCCCATGCGCCGGCGGCGCAGAGCACGGCATTGGTGCGAATGGTGCCCTTTTCGGTGTGTACGCCGACGACCCTTCCATTGGCGATATCGAGCGCCCGCGCGGCGCATTCCTGGTGAATCGTCGCCCCCAGCGCCCTTGCGCCTTCGGCAAGAACCGGCGCAGCCAGCGCCGGCTCAGCCTTGCCGTCGTCAGCCGAATGCAATCCGCCAACCCAGTTACGCCGCGTCGTCGGCATCCGGTCAGCCGCCTCGGCCGCGCTCAGCATCCGGGTATTGACGCCGAACTCCTTCGCCACCGGGCGCCAGCTTTCCCAGCCGGCCAGCATCTTTTCATCGTCCGTCGCATATACGAGACCGCAGCGCCGAAAACCGAGATCCTTGCCGATCTCACCCGCCAGTTCGTCCCAGAGGTGCATCGAAAGCAGCGACAGCGGCATCTCGCGGGCATCGCGATTCTGCTGGCGGCACCAGCCCCAGTTGCGGCTCGACTGCTCGCAACCCACGTTGCCCTTTTCGATCAGGGCCACAGAAAGGCCGCGCTTGGCAAGGTAATAGGCTGTCGCGGAGCCGACGATGCCGGCACCCACGATCACCACGTCGGCGACAGCCGGCAGCTTTTCGTCACTGTGAATTCGCTCGACGACTGGGGACATGGATTCGAGACCTCGATTCTGCGTGGCATTGCCCGGGCATGTTGGAAGCAGAAGCTTCCGTCGCTGCACACATGGCATCGCGCACTCGAAAGATTGCACTGAAAAGAGGCGCTCTTTCAGCAGATGCGGGACCCGGATGCCACAGGGCCCGACAATTCCCGCCGCCCGTGTCGGGCGCAAGGGCGGTTCCAGCAGGCACAGGCGCAACAGGCTGCGGCAGCATCTACCGTCCCCAGGGCCAATGCAGATGCGCTTTTTACTGCGCCGACCACAACTTCCATAGGAAATGTCGCAATATATTGGCCACGATGGTGGCATCGAAAATCGCAATCGATCGGGACAGGCAAAAGCCCGCCCGGCGGAAAGGACAGTACCTTCAATGGCAAATGCCGCTGTCATGGGGCAAGCCCAGTTCGAGGCCAGCCCGCTTACCCAACCGGCCGCCGCCGTACGCCAGCGCCTGCAGAGCATCGATGCCCTGCGAGGCCTCGTCATGGTCATCATGCTGCTCGACCACGTGCGGGAGACATGGTTCCTGCACATGCAGGTTACCGATCCGATGGATGCCGCAAGCGTAGCGCCTTCGCTGTTCTTTACCCGCCTGGTAAGCAACCTGTGCGCGCCCGTCTTCGTTGCCCTCACCGGCCTGGGGGCCTGGCTCTACACGCAAAGCCACAGCAAGGCGGAAGCCTCGACCTTCCTGCTCAAGCGCGGCGTGTTCATCATGTTCCTTGAAGTCACGCTCATTACAATGGCCTGGACTTCGAAGCTTCCCCCGACGTTCTGGCTGCAGGTCATCTGGGCGATCGGCCTGTCGATGGTGGCGCTGGCGGCACTTCTGCACCTGCCGCGCAAGGTCCTCTTCGCCATTGGCCTCGCTATCGTGTGCGGTCACAACCTGCTCGATCCCATTCATCTCGAGCCCGGCCATCCGCTCTACGTGCCCTGGGCCATGCTGCACCAGCGCGACATGATCGACCTGCCGTTCGGCCTCATGGCGAAGACGACCTACCCGGTGCTGCCGTGGATCGGCGTGATTTCGCTGGGTTACGCCATGGGACCCTGGTTCGCCAAGGGTTCGGATGCCGGCGTTCGTCAGAAACGGCTCATGCTCCTCGGTCTTGGCATGCTCGCCGCCTTTGTCGTGCTGCGCTTCCTCGACGTCTATGGCGACAAGCCATGGACCGCCGGGGAGACGCCGCTGCGCACGTTCATGGCCTTCATCGCCCTGACCAAGTATCCGCCCTCGCTGCTGTTCCTGTTGCCGACGCTGGGCATCGGCGCCCTTCTGCTCTCGCAATTCGAAAAGGTGCAGGGCCAGGGCTGGATGAATGCGCTGGCGGTATTCGGCGCAGCGCCAATGTTCTTCTACGTGCTGCACCTTTATGTGCTGCGCGCGCTCTATATGACCGCGCTCTACATCTGGGGGCCCAATCACGGCGAGTTCTTCGGCGTCGATAACATCGCCTGGGTCTGGATCTGGTACGCCGGTCTGCTGCCGGTTCTCTATGTCCCGACCGTGTGGTTCTCCAAGCTCAAGGCACGCCGCCGCGACATCGCCTGGCTCAAGTATCTCTGAACCGAGGCCGAACTCATTCCGGTCCGCGCCCTTGGAAATACCACGGCATGAACTGAATTCCGCCATGTCCCAAGGAGGCCGATGGATAAATGACCATCGGCCTTCGAGGTAATGGCGTCCCTCCCCTCCCCTTTCATTTTGCGGAGACTCATGTGAGCCCCTTTGCCGATTGTCCCACTTTCATCGATCTGCGTGCAATTGCCGCCAATCTTCCCGCAACTGACAAGTCAACCAGCGACCCCTTCACCAGCGGCGCCCATCTCGTCGCCCTGCGCAGCGGGCCGTGCGAAGTAGGGCTTATCGCGCTTGCAGCCGACAGGGGCGAGACCCGCGAAGATCGCGGCGACACCTGGATCTTCGTCCTCGAGGGGGCAGTAACCCTTGCAGACGCGAATGGCGCGCTGGAACTGGCGGTGGGCGAAAGCTGCGCGGTGGCGCGCGGCACCGCCTTCACCTGGTCGTGCACGGCCTCAACTAAACTGCTGTTCATGCGCTATCTGGATGGCGCACCCGGTACTCCCGGCATCACGTCCATCGCCAACGATGCCGAGCTTTCTGCATCGAACCCGCCGGCTGCCGAACTGTTGCTGGGTGAAACGCCCTCATGCCGGGCCAACACGATGTTCGCCTCGACCGACGAGGCATTCAAATGCGGTGTGTGGGACTCAACGCCCTACCAGCGCAAACCCATATTCTTCCACCACTGCGAACTGATGCACCTGCTGGAAGGCAGCGTCACATTCGTCGACGCAGAAGGGCGCGAGGCGACCTTCGCCAAGGGGGATACTTTCATCATCGAACAAGGCGCCGAATGCAGCTGGGACAGCCAGGTCGACGTCGCCAAGATCTACGCATTGTGGCGCAGGCCGGCCTGACGAGCGGGCCTGTCACAATCAAGCCATAAGCGAGGCGCAGCGAATATCGCTGCGCCTCGATTTCCCTGCAGATCGCTCGGAACTGCGCGAACGGCGCGGCGCGCGCCGCCGCTCAGAACATGGCGCGTATTCCCACCACGGCTGAAAAGTCGGAGACGCCCTCACCCGCTGCGCGTGACAGGCGAGCGGTTTCGCCCAGCTGGCGTTCCCAGTTC comes from the Novosphingobium pentaromativorans US6-1 genome and includes:
- a CDS encoding RNA polymerase sigma factor; this translates as MDVLPVRSGDQAALSPFVAMSAQHADFEINASERAALVAFLMRKSGSAILAEDIAQDAFIRLVEFQRREKVRNARGLLFKIAVNLLINHQRRERRMVAGLVEDYADERPSQERAALDNDRMRQFRKALETLPPLRREVLIRRRLENQSYQEIGKALNLSSAAVEKHVVRALASLRAYQDKFMIEGERPW
- a CDS encoding TonB-dependent receptor — translated: MYKNFRSAFLASCALFAIPAHALEAKAQGQAASQVHDVNLSAQPLSSALRILSRQTGIEIVFRPELVRGQSAPAVSGRTSTEVALQRLLSGTGLAVRYSGETAILYRAPAATRQPVALTTATSAVAAAGDGASGNNEIIVQGSYSASIADALDRKRKADNVVDSIEAVDIAQFPNQNIAESLQRLPGVTIERDRGEGLFVKVRGLGPNFQVTLLNGQSIAVNENVRDSGQNGRQFRFDTIPSELIAGVDVMKSPSADLEEGAIGGIVNIRTFKPMDLESGTVIGTLAGNYVEKADTIDPNLSGLASWKNDSETLGLLIAGSYSQRTLRQDRITGVGWEEMSEGVDTDGDGIEDTGAIVAPSAVRPTLEQEDRKRYAVNAALQFAPSDAVNLTLEGFYTRLDDHYDELTYSADIDVDTIVPGSAVIEDGALISATTEGKTQIGREVSDMRHQNWFVGLSGDVRAGDWTFHPTAYVTRAVSETSAPITRTRLLGPVGLVKVTMPKSAGTNVPSVDFLEADLENPGQLPFRRVEWRDVSSVDKEHAFGLATERPVDFGPFSRISMGAKYRDRSRDYDRRDVNLTSLAGQYFDGTYFDRFPFNDFLAGTNGSLPTAWVVPDPDPFWNDSNKSALSASTPSRSDLRNSYSIGEEITSAFAMANFDTMLGAMPVRGNMGLRYAHTRQTSAGYADDGTAARPVSYTSTYDDFLPSANLVIEPARDLIARFAMAKVITRPSLSDLAPRLTLNSSGTIFEARGGNPELQRFQAWQYDAGLEYYFAPGSVISASVFYKDIGTFVYNQVSDFVVDGQTYMLTAPTNGGDASVKGLELAFQHRLSFLPAPLDGLGLQANYTLTDSKASYSDTLKDDLANIARHSYNLTGFYENGPFEAWVSYSWRGKVLQSVGTNDNLSINDSAFGSLDASISLKASDHLKVSLQGINVTNAKQRQFVGDNWFGGYTDYGRTVRLTARMSL
- a CDS encoding cupin domain-containing protein; the protein is MSPFADCPTFIDLRAIAANLPATDKSTSDPFTSGAHLVALRSGPCEVGLIALAADRGETREDRGDTWIFVLEGAVTLADANGALELAVGESCAVARGTAFTWSCTASTKLLFMRYLDGAPGTPGITSIANDAELSASNPPAAELLLGETPSCRANTMFASTDEAFKCGVWDSTPYQRKPIFFHHCELMHLLEGSVTFVDAEGREATFAKGDTFIIEQGAECSWDSQVDVAKIYALWRRPA
- a CDS encoding FecR family protein; the protein is MVIRIGAFRSYEERLEEIQAQAAWWIEREHLGPMREAERIELREWLARSPAHELEYMLADNLYADDDLVAAMQDVPRITAQRTFWSALDAVGNSVAAAARTLAQVAGPRLVAATLALALMVAAVSYLAPFGRDPMTGEDPRIAAGMTLKTHTGERLVAQLPDGTRVEMGGGSEAQVRFSDSERRFALTRGDALFDVAHDPARPFLIATDRASIRVVGTRFLIREMAKDTRVDVYQGVVEVRAPKAEAATMRVRRGSRVTIGQEVTIGRFEAGAEEDWRGGWVDEAAISLADLADLIERRTATPIAVDPALAAMQVSGRFRITQPDRLLEKLAPLYGFKARREGEGWRISK
- a CDS encoding DUF1624 domain-containing protein, with protein sequence MANAAVMGQAQFEASPLTQPAAAVRQRLQSIDALRGLVMVIMLLDHVRETWFLHMQVTDPMDAASVAPSLFFTRLVSNLCAPVFVALTGLGAWLYTQSHSKAEASTFLLKRGVFIMFLEVTLITMAWTSKLPPTFWLQVIWAIGLSMVALAALLHLPRKVLFAIGLAIVCGHNLLDPIHLEPGHPLYVPWAMLHQRDMIDLPFGLMAKTTYPVLPWIGVISLGYAMGPWFAKGSDAGVRQKRLMLLGLGMLAAFVVLRFLDVYGDKPWTAGETPLRTFMAFIALTKYPPSLLFLLPTLGIGALLLSQFEKVQGQGWMNALAVFGAAPMFFYVLHLYVLRALYMTALYIWGPNHGEFFGVDNIAWVWIWYAGLLPVLYVPTVWFSKLKARRRDIAWLKYL
- a CDS encoding NAD(P)/FAD-dependent oxidoreductase — its product is MSPVVERIHSDEKLPAVADVVIVGAGIVGSATAYYLAKRGLSVALIEKGNVGCEQSSRNWGWCRQQNRDAREMPLSLLSMHLWDELAGEIGKDLGFRRCGLVYATDDEKMLAGWESWRPVAKEFGVNTRMLSAAEAADRMPTTRRNWVGGLHSADDGKAEPALAAPVLAEGARALGATIHQECAARALDIANGRVVGVHTEKGTIRTNAVLCAAGAWASRFVRTHGVSFPQASVRQTALRTKPTVNVGDVLYSPDFAMTRRLDGSYTLAISGRAVLELTPKGIRYAREFMPQFIQRLKAVQVGLGKSFLTGPDSAAALLFNDDKIFEKTRVLDPEPLGRQVRQIMHNVRSTFPQLANIEIDSAWGAFVDCTPDAVPVISQVDKVDGLVLAAGCSGHGFGVGPGIGYLAAQLIVNDTPSIDPTPFRLSRLVDGSKVEVGAL